The genomic window ACACTATTAAGTTATGGAGTTTGGATTTAGATTATTTACTGGCGCAGGGTTGCAACCATTTAAAAGATTATCTCGCTACCCGCGATCAGTTGCGTCAGGAGATTTGTCCGAATAAATGAGATAACTTTCAAGAAACACGGATCTGCCACCAATCCAATTCGGACAATTACCCATCCCCAAGTCGCATCGCGTATCGATTGATGTAAAAATTGGCGAATTGCGATCCGCCTATCTCTATAATCCGAAGCCCCCGGCATTGAGTTGAGTGGGGTTGATACGAGCGAGAACTTGCTAGCGATGGCACTGCGATCGCTAACTACTCTGGGTGAACTACTCCTAGTTGCCTTGTCTGCGACACGCTGCGCGAACGGCTGAACTAGGAGCTTCTGTAATCGCGGGGGAGTGCCTGAACTTAGACTTTCGCCCAAGAACAGGACTTACCTCCCCTCCTACAGCAGAGACGGCTGAACCTTCCGCCTTTATCATTCTGATACCCTCTGCTCTAATATTTATGGCTGCATTTCCATCTCTATCATGATGAGTGCCACAATGAGGACAAGTCCATTCACGGACATCCAACGGCATCTCACCAATCTGATAGAAACAATTAGAGCAGAGTTTAGAACTAGGAAACCATCTATCAATCTCAACCAACTTTCCACCCTTGCGTTCTAGCTTATAGGCTAAAAAATTGGTGAATGTTCCCCATCCCACATCAGATATTGATTTTGCCAACTTGTGATTACGAACCATGCCTTTGACATGAAGATTCTCTACTATGACAGCTTGGCTATCGCTGACTAACTTATAACTAAGTTTGTGCAGAAAATCTTGCCGCGAATTACTAATTCGCTCGTACACCTTGGCAACAACTCTTCTATATCTATTTCTTGATTTACTTCCTTTTTGTTTACGCGCTAATTTTTTCTGTTTGCGCTTAAGATTTTTTTCATGCTTTGCAAGGTGTTTAGGATTATCATATTTAGAAACATGAACACCGTCAGTTACAACAGCGAAGTGCTTCAACCCTAAGTCAATGCCGTAAATTTTACCCTCTGAAACAACAGGGTTTTCTCCTTCTACCTCAGTGAGTATAGATGCAAGATATTTCCCTGATGGCGTTTTACTCACAGTAACAGTCTTTATTGTCCCCTCAATCGCTCTGTGTATTTTGGCTTTGACTATCCCGATATTACCGGGAAGCTTGACATCACCATTTACAATCAATACGTTTTGAGGATATTGAATAGACTGTTTTCCAAACTTAGATTTGAACTTAGGAAATCCAGCACGTTTTGCAAAAAAGTTTTTGTACGCAGTGGTTAGATTCAGTGTTGTAGCCTGTAAAACTTGACTGTAACAATCAGATAACCACACCGTATCTTCGGCTTTTTTTAGTGCAGGTAAAAATGCGTTGAGTGCCGCACGGCTAAGTCCTTTCCCCGTTTCCTTATAAGTTTCAATTGACTTATTTAGAGCGTAGTTCCACCACCATCTAGCACACCCAAAAGCTTGCGCTAATTGAATTTGCTGCTCAACTGATGGATATAAACGGACTTGTACAACCTTGTGTAACACTCAACATCACCTCCTTGATATCTGCACTCTAACATAAATATATATTGTGGTAAATCACTAAAATAAAATAAAATAATTGGGGATTCGTCATACATCTAGAATTTGTTTTTGCATAAGCAAAAAATCAATTCTAGATGCAATCCTCACTTCGTGACGCTCCGCGAACATCCCCCGCTCCCTATCCCCACCTTATGAGTACATTGAAGGTGGGGACTTCCGCGACACGTTAAACTGGCAATACAGTTTAGGTTATTGTTCGCAATGTTCTCACTGGTTAGGAGGATCTTCTAATACTCCAGTAGTTACTCAGAAAAGATGGATAGCTGAAAGTCCCTATCCAA from Nostoc sp. UHCC 0870 includes these protein-coding regions:
- a CDS encoding RNA-guided endonuclease InsQ/TnpB family protein, translating into MLHKVVQVRLYPSVEQQIQLAQAFGCARWWWNYALNKSIETYKETGKGLSRAALNAFLPALKKAEDTVWLSDCYSQVLQATTLNLTTAYKNFFAKRAGFPKFKSKFGKQSIQYPQNVLIVNGDVKLPGNIGIVKAKIHRAIEGTIKTVTVSKTPSGKYLASILTEVEGENPVVSEGKIYGIDLGLKHFAVVTDGVHVSKYDNPKHLAKHEKNLKRKQKKLARKQKGSKSRNRYRRVVAKVYERISNSRQDFLHKLSYKLVSDSQAVIVENLHVKGMVRNHKLAKSISDVGWGTFTNFLAYKLERKGGKLVEIDRWFPSSKLCSNCFYQIGEMPLDVREWTCPHCGTHHDRDGNAAINIRAEGIRMIKAEGSAVSAVGGEVSPVLGRKSKFRHSPAITEAPSSAVRAACRRQGN